Proteins encoded within one genomic window of Rossellomorea vietnamensis:
- the sipW gene encoding signal peptidase I SipW → MKEKRWRIVSSAVGTLFLVMICLTAFIVLSSRLSGGEPTFLGYQVKAVLSGSMEPTFQTGSIISIKLGDMQTSYQKGDIITFRMEGKLITHRITEVIQENGQALYKTKGDHNNGPDLWTVPQSAIIGKYTNLTIPYIGYVLNYAHSKAGSALLMIVPGILLLVSSFRSILVAKNELEGSKA, encoded by the coding sequence ATGAAAGAGAAGCGATGGAGAATCGTGAGTAGCGCAGTGGGAACGCTTTTTCTCGTGATGATCTGTTTAACGGCATTTATTGTTCTTTCTTCCAGATTGTCAGGGGGGGAACCGACTTTTCTGGGGTACCAGGTGAAAGCCGTTTTATCAGGATCCATGGAGCCCACCTTCCAGACCGGTTCCATCATTTCCATCAAGCTTGGAGACATGCAGACCTCTTATCAAAAAGGAGATATCATCACCTTTCGCATGGAGGGCAAGCTGATTACACACAGAATCACGGAAGTCATCCAAGAAAATGGACAAGCTCTGTATAAAACCAAAGGGGATCACAATAACGGCCCTGATCTATGGACGGTTCCTCAGTCAGCGATCATCGGAAAGTATACCAACTTGACGATTCCCTATATAGGTTATGTCTTGAACTATGCCCATTCCAAAGCCGGTTCCGCATTATTGATGATCGTGCCGGGAATCTTATTGCTGGTTTCATCATTCCGCTCCATCCTTGTAGCTAAAAACGAACTTGAAGGAAGCAAAGCATAA
- a CDS encoding CalY family protein translates to MSFTKNVSKSIMSAALGLSLIGGGTFAYFSDAEATENTFAAGTLDLSMNPSAVVNIDNIKPGDEIYREFTLKNNGSLDIHQVLLDTKYQVQDAKGDNTGDMAEHIKVTIMYNTSSATNVAVETTLAELQGETPDVTAIGSFIGSSNDGALPVPDGISVGQEEKIFVLFEFVDNGEDQNQFQGDTLKVDWTFNAMSGDSTYHDDTDPENN, encoded by the coding sequence ATGAGTTTTACCAAGAATGTAAGCAAAAGTATTATGAGTGCCGCATTGGGTTTATCATTGATCGGAGGGGGGACGTTCGCCTACTTCAGCGATGCAGAGGCGACAGAGAATACCTTCGCCGCGGGTACACTGGACCTGTCCATGAACCCAAGTGCCGTTGTCAACATCGACAACATCAAGCCCGGTGACGAAATTTACCGTGAATTCACCCTGAAAAACAATGGGTCCCTTGATATCCACCAGGTTCTATTGGACACCAAGTATCAAGTGCAGGATGCAAAAGGTGATAACACTGGCGACATGGCAGAGCATATCAAAGTCACCATCATGTACAACACAAGCAGTGCCACCAACGTAGCGGTTGAAACCACATTGGCTGAACTGCAAGGGGAAACACCGGACGTAACCGCCATCGGTTCCTTTATTGGAAGCAGCAATGACGGAGCCCTGCCAGTACCGGATGGGATCTCTGTCGGACAGGAAGAAAAGATCTTCGTATTATTCGAGTTCGTGGACAACGGGGAAGACCAGAACCAATTCCAGGGTGATACGTTGAAAGTGGACTGGACATTTAACGCCATGAGTGGTGACTCGACGTATCACGATGATACGGATCCGGAAAATAACTAA
- a CDS encoding cell wall-binding repeat-containing protein codes for MRKVLSIFCMMTMLLLIINNRAPVEASSSQANTMEDAVPILLDQEYEGTLETTVDVDYYRFNLDKAGNTVIRFNRAEGATWNVEITDKDGHPYTHFFTRNHSGVTGYEEVSIGLPAGEYFIKVSTEEYKSKGVPYTFIVQQTANDFYEKEFNDKAEAASAIQINRAYKGQIQTHDDIDYFTFTLNRANNVALSIDRYAQGSWNIKLIDENGKEYVDLDTDHHFAEYGPDEERLDLPAGTYYVRLENNWGTPGMNYEFKVQELTDRIQGAKRFDTAVGISQHGWKTSDTVVLVSGNDFPDALAGGPLAYYHNAPVLLTDQKQLPIATWREVQRLKAKKVIILGGEGAVSSHVTDELKYLGISVKRIGGNDRYETAAFIAKEIPSTKAVVANGKKFPDALSVAPYASRNSIPILLTDRSSLPDVTKKALASKASSIVVGGEGAVSEFVESQLPNPVRYGGADRYETAKLIINHLPLGKNAAYVATGNNFPDALAGSALAAKHNVPILLVSDQSIPTPTQSLLREYSRFIVWGGPGAVADKVVDALDNSLIQIQ; via the coding sequence GTGAGGAAAGTATTGAGTATATTCTGTATGATGACCATGTTGCTATTAATCATTAACAACCGTGCACCGGTGGAAGCGTCTAGTTCCCAGGCGAACACGATGGAAGATGCTGTTCCCATTCTTCTTGATCAGGAATATGAAGGAACGTTGGAAACGACGGTGGATGTAGACTATTATCGATTCAATCTGGATAAAGCGGGAAATACGGTGATTCGATTTAATCGGGCAGAGGGTGCTACGTGGAATGTGGAAATCACGGATAAGGATGGACATCCTTATACCCATTTTTTCACAAGAAATCATTCTGGGGTCACAGGGTATGAAGAGGTAAGTATTGGGCTGCCTGCTGGTGAATATTTTATTAAAGTGAGCACCGAGGAATATAAATCCAAAGGAGTCCCTTATACGTTCATCGTTCAGCAAACAGCGAACGACTTCTACGAAAAAGAGTTTAACGACAAGGCTGAAGCTGCTTCTGCCATCCAAATCAATAGAGCCTACAAAGGACAGATACAAACGCATGATGATATCGATTATTTCACATTCACGTTAAATCGTGCCAATAATGTTGCCCTGAGCATAGACCGGTATGCTCAAGGTTCATGGAACATAAAACTCATAGATGAAAATGGAAAAGAGTATGTAGACCTCGATACGGATCATCATTTTGCGGAATATGGTCCTGATGAAGAGAGACTGGACCTTCCTGCGGGAACCTATTATGTGAGGCTTGAGAATAATTGGGGGACGCCAGGGATGAACTATGAATTCAAAGTCCAGGAGTTAACGGATCGGATTCAGGGAGCCAAACGTTTCGATACAGCCGTCGGAATTTCTCAGCATGGTTGGAAAACATCTGATACCGTTGTGCTGGTTTCAGGGAATGACTTCCCGGATGCCCTGGCAGGGGGGCCTTTGGCTTATTATCACAACGCACCGGTCCTCTTGACGGATCAGAAACAACTTCCGATTGCCACGTGGAGGGAAGTGCAGCGTCTCAAAGCGAAGAAGGTCATCATCTTAGGTGGTGAAGGAGCCGTTTCAAGTCATGTTACAGATGAATTGAAATACTTGGGGATTTCTGTGAAAAGAATAGGCGGAAACGATCGTTACGAGACAGCTGCATTTATTGCGAAAGAAATACCATCAACGAAAGCCGTCGTTGCCAACGGGAAAAAATTCCCTGACGCTCTCTCTGTGGCACCATATGCCTCCAGGAATAGTATTCCTATTCTATTAACCGATAGATCGTCCCTACCGGATGTGACGAAAAAAGCATTGGCAAGTAAAGCATCGTCCATTGTTGTAGGTGGGGAAGGGGCGGTCAGTGAGTTCGTAGAAAGTCAATTGCCAAATCCGGTTCGTTACGGTGGAGCAGACCGGTATGAAACAGCCAAGTTGATCATCAACCATTTACCACTCGGGAAGAACGCAGCCTATGTAGCAACAGGAAATAATTTCCCGGATGCTCTTGCAGGTTCGGCACTGGCAGCTAAACATAATGTGCCAATATTATTGGTAAGCGATCAGTCTATCCCGACTCCTACCCAATCCCTTCTGAGAGAATACTCTCGTTTCATCGTATGGGGCGGACCTGGAGCCGTAGCGGATAAAGTGGTGGATGCACTGGATAATAGTTTAATTCAGATTCAATAA
- a CDS encoding DUF4179 domain-containing protein, translated as MEKNSFQEAYEKIEVPQEDVLKSIRKGRNRADSDAHKTKKKTAIWSSVAAATLFVSSSFLSPSLSHVMADVPILGKVYETFNDSVGISLQSQELITELNQTASSKGIDVSITNAYYDGAVVGVTFKAKGKMNTEDNGQVAGFYEIFDGNEGISDSKEYVHMEPADDGYIGHIQLSYPKSELPSDTTFPLEFKTIGGQEGSWRFDVPIKQLPYETVTLDQERSDELSDVNVHFDSVILGKASTAINYTATFPVQGKHDQMRLEVYDDKGNEMNLSMDGIDLETTKNGDQYIVKGRSILPQSVIGETKYLEIHPKVALNTKDQFVPLNASTPTEVKAARQNLSVTIEDITVDDNTLAVDFQWNNGDAVNKDFSFFKDFVQHDVILVKASEKEIYEEPIKHSVKTLQKDELRFRSTFDISQLDDFSLNSYVLRAELGSLSANIPVELDEVKIELE; from the coding sequence ATGGAAAAAAACTCATTTCAAGAAGCATATGAAAAGATTGAGGTGCCCCAGGAGGATGTATTAAAATCCATCCGGAAAGGAAGGAACCGGGCTGATTCTGATGCACATAAAACGAAAAAGAAAACCGCTATATGGTCGTCCGTTGCAGCTGCCACCCTTTTCGTTTCTTCCAGCTTCCTTTCCCCTTCCCTGTCTCATGTCATGGCGGATGTCCCTATCCTCGGGAAAGTATATGAAACGTTTAACGATTCCGTTGGCATAAGCTTGCAATCACAAGAACTCATAACGGAACTCAATCAAACCGCCAGCAGTAAAGGAATCGATGTCTCTATTACCAACGCCTATTATGACGGAGCGGTTGTAGGAGTGACGTTTAAGGCGAAAGGAAAGATGAACACAGAGGACAATGGACAGGTCGCAGGATTTTATGAGATTTTTGACGGAAATGAAGGAATTTCAGATAGCAAAGAATACGTGCATATGGAACCGGCAGATGATGGCTATATCGGCCACATACAGCTAAGTTATCCAAAATCGGAATTGCCATCAGACACGACCTTCCCACTCGAATTCAAAACGATTGGCGGACAAGAAGGTAGCTGGAGATTCGATGTCCCCATTAAGCAGCTGCCTTATGAAACCGTCACACTTGATCAAGAACGAAGTGATGAGCTTTCAGACGTCAACGTCCATTTTGATTCCGTCATTCTCGGGAAAGCATCGACCGCCATTAACTACACGGCAACATTCCCTGTTCAAGGAAAGCATGATCAGATGCGCCTGGAAGTCTATGATGACAAAGGAAACGAAATGAACCTTTCCATGGATGGCATTGACCTGGAAACGACGAAAAATGGGGATCAATACATTGTTAAAGGAAGAAGCATCCTTCCACAGTCGGTAATAGGAGAAACAAAATACCTGGAAATACATCCGAAGGTAGCCCTTAATACAAAGGACCAATTTGTTCCACTGAATGCCTCAACTCCTACGGAAGTGAAGGCAGCTAGACAGAATCTATCTGTTACGATTGAAGATATAACGGTTGATGACAATACCCTTGCCGTTGACTTCCAATGGAATAACGGGGATGCAGTGAACAAGGACTTTAGTTTCTTTAAGGATTTCGTCCAACATGATGTCATTCTAGTGAAGGCATCAGAAAAAGAAATCTATGAGGAACCTATCAAGCACTCCGTCAAAACCCTTCAAAAGGATGAATTACGATTCAGAAGTACATTTGATATCAGTCAACTCGATGATTTCAGCCTGAACTCTTATGTCTTGAGAGCTGAATTAGGCTCGTTAAGTGCCAACATCCCTGTTGAATTAGATGAAGTGAAGATTGAGTTAGAGTGA
- a CDS encoding sigma-70 family RNA polymerase sigma factor, whose product MNELSLIRKAIKGNKKCLEELLVMHSDQLYRSAFLYVRNREDALDVVQEASYKAFKSIGKLKNEKFFLTWLTRILIHCSYEVLNRKKKEIPLDIVKERNVDRAEQGVESLDLIDAINQLNEKHKDAIILFYFQDLPITQVAKIMNIPENTVKTYLSRGKERLKKSLGGMNHNGKKLISRSI is encoded by the coding sequence GTGAATGAACTTAGTCTTATCAGGAAGGCCATAAAGGGCAATAAGAAGTGTCTTGAGGAGCTTCTTGTTATGCATAGTGATCAGTTGTACCGCTCGGCGTTCTTGTATGTCAGAAATCGTGAAGATGCCCTGGATGTGGTTCAGGAGGCTTCTTACAAAGCGTTTAAATCAATCGGCAAATTGAAAAATGAGAAATTCTTTTTAACCTGGCTAACCAGGATCCTGATTCATTGTTCTTATGAGGTATTAAATAGAAAGAAGAAAGAGATTCCTCTAGACATTGTAAAAGAGAGAAACGTTGATCGAGCGGAACAAGGAGTCGAGAGTCTGGACCTAATAGATGCCATCAACCAGCTAAATGAAAAACATAAAGATGCCATCATTCTTTTCTACTTTCAGGATCTCCCCATAACCCAAGTAGCTAAAATTATGAACATACCAGAAAACACAGTGAAAACCTATCTGAGCAGAGGCAAAGAGAGATTGAAAAAATCGTTAGGAGGAATGAACCACAATGGAAAAAAACTCATTTCAAGAAGCATATGA
- a CDS encoding DUF948 domain-containing protein, with translation MLEWSAVIAAVAFTILVVYLIMTLRKVMTTLAETEKTLSDTRNAVNGITGEAEELIHTANQISDDVKGKMKAVDPLIESVHDVGDMLHNVTSSVKRTALQKSPPKTIHAQERDSIQIKLK, from the coding sequence ATGCTTGAATGGAGTGCTGTTATTGCAGCCGTCGCATTCACCATTCTCGTCGTCTATTTAATTATGACATTAAGAAAAGTAATGACAACACTGGCTGAAACGGAAAAGACGCTGTCTGATACGAGGAATGCCGTCAATGGCATCACAGGCGAGGCAGAAGAACTGATCCATACAGCCAACCAAATTTCCGATGACGTAAAAGGAAAAATGAAAGCCGTCGACCCTTTAATCGAGTCCGTACATGATGTAGGTGATATGTTGCACAATGTGACCAGCTCAGTAAAAAGGACTGCTCTACAGAAAAGTCCTCCAAAGACCATCCATGCACAGGAAAGGGATTCAATTCAGATTAAATTGAAGTGA